DNA sequence from the Sphingomonas taxi genome:
CAGCTCGCCGGTGCGCTTCTCCTCGGGCGCCGCCACATAGGCGCCAAAGCCGATCGACTTGCCCTGCAAACGATCGCCGATGATCTTCTCGAGGCCCGAGAAGGCGCCGCCACAGATGAACAGGATGTTCGTCGTGTCGACCTGCAGGAATTCCTGCTGCGGATGCTTGCGCCCGCCCTGCGGCGGTACGCTCGCGGTGGTGCCTTCCATCAGCTTGAGCAGCGCCTGCTGCACGCCCTCGCCCGACACGTCGCGGGTGATCGACGGATTTTCCGCCTTGCGGCTGATCTTGTCGATTTCGTCGATATAGACGATGCCGCGCTGCGCGCGCTCGACGTTATAGTCGGACGCCTGAAGCAGCTTGAGAATGATGTTCTCGACATCCTCGCCGACATAGCCCGCCTCGGTCAGCGTCGTCGCATCCGCCATGGTGAACGGCACGTCGAGGATGCGCGCCAGCGTCTGCGCCAGCAGCGTCTTGCCGCAGCCGGTCGGCCCGACGAGCAGGATGTTCGACTTGCTCAGCTCGACGTCGGCACCCTTGGCGCCGTGGTTGAGCCGCTTGTAATGATTGTGCACCGCCACCGACAGCACGCGCTTGGCACGCTTCTGGCCGATCACGTAATCGTCGAGGACGTCGCAGATCTCCTGCGGAGTCGGCACGCCGCCGTCCTTCTTGGACACCAGCGCCGACTTCGTCTCCTCACGGATGATGTCGTTGCACAGCTCGACGCACTCGTCGCAGATGAACACGGTGGGTCCGGCAATCAGCTTGCGGACCTCGTGCTGCGACTTGCCGCAGAACGAGCAGTAGAGGGTGCTCTTCGAGTCGCCACCGCTCAGTTTCGTCATTCAAACTTCCTTGTCGCGGGTGAGGCCCCGCTGGTGAGGCCGGTCATGGTAGACCGGCCGTTACGCAAACCACAACGCCCAAACGTCCCTAACGGCACGGCCGGGCGCGGAACTGCGCCTTTATGCCGCTTGGGCAACGTCTTCCGAGGGGCTCGGACGCTTGTCGAACACCTCGTCGACCAAACCGAATTCCTTGGCTTCATGCGCTTCCAGGAACGTGTCGCGATCCATCCGGCGCTCGATCTCCTCGATCGGCTGGCCGGTATATTGCGCGTACAGCTGGTTCATCCGGGCGCGGATACGCAGGATTTCCTTGGCCTGGATCTCGATGTCCGACGCCATGCCTTGCGCCCCGCCCGACGGCTGGTGGATCATGATCCGCGCGTTGGTCAGCGCCACACGCATGCCCGGCTCGCCGCTGGCGAGCAGGAAGCTGCCCATCGACGCCGCCTGACCGATGCAGACCGTGCCGACGCGCGGACGGATGTACTGCATCGTGTCGTGGATCGCCATGCCCGCCGTGACGACGCCGCCCGGCGAGTTGATGTACATGAAGATGTCCTTCTTCGGGTTCTCGGACTCGAGGAAGAGCAGCTGCGCGGTGATGAGGCTGGCCATGCCGTCCTCGACGCCGCCGGTGACGAAGATGATCCGCTCGCGCAGCAGGCGGCTGAAGATATCGAACGAGCGCTCACCGCGGTTCGACTGTTCGATGACGATCGGCACGAGCCCCGCTTGGGTCTGCTGCAAACCAAGGCCGGCACTGGCCATCGGGCTCATGAAGTCGCCGGTCTCGAACGGATTATGCATGAAAATCTCTCTATATGCCCCGAAGATCGCCAACATCGGCGCTCCCGCGGGGGAGTTCAAGCCCCGGCGGTCGGAGCGGGATGGGTCAGATAGGCGAGCCGGCGCACCTCGCGCCGCCCGCGCACCACGGTATCGAGGATCAGACCGGCGAAGCCGCACAGCGCGGCGATGATCATCAGCCCGGTGATCAGGATCGCGGTCGGGAAGCGCGGCACCAGATGCGTGTGCATATAGGTGATCGCCAGCGGCACGCTCATCGCCACCGCGATGCCGGCGAGCAGCGCGCCGATCACCCCGAAGAACAGCAGCGGCCGCTCGATCCGGTACAGCGTCAGGATGGTGTTTAGGATGCGGAAGCCGTCGCCATAGGTGCTCAGCTTCGACGCCGACCCCTCCGGCCGGGCATAATAAGGCGTCTCGATCTCGGCGCAGGGCATCTTGAGTTCGAGCGCGTGGACGCTGATCTCGGTCTCGATCTCGAAGCCCGAGGACAGCGACGGGAAGCTCTTGACGAAGCGGCGCGAGAAGACGCGATAGCCCGACAGGATATCGGTGAAGCTGCGCCCGAACAGCCGCGCGAGCATGCCGGTGAGCAGCGCGTTGCCGAAGCGATGGCCGCGGCGATAGCTTTCCTGCACCTGGCTGATCCGGCTGCCGACGACCATGTCGCATTGCTCATCGAGCAGCCGCGCGACCAATGCGGGGGCGGAGGCTGCATCATAAGTCGCATCGCCATCGGCCATCACATAGACGTCGGCATCGATATCGGCGAACATCCGGCGGACGACATTGCCCTTGCCCTGGATGCGCTCGGTCCGGACCACGGCGCCGGCTGCGCGCGCGACCACGACGGTGTCGTCGGTCGAATTGTTGTCATAGACGTAGACGGTGGCGTCCGGCAGCGCGGCGCGGAAGCCGGCGACGGTCTGCGCGATCGCCGCAGCCTCGTTGTAGCAGGGCAGCAGGACTGCGATCGTCGGTTGCGTCACGGGTGAATCCTCATCGCGGCGCTCGGCATGCGTCTACCCGATATCCGTCCGTTTGCCCTGAGCCTGTCGAAGGGCTGTGAGTCTCACGATGCTTCGACAGGCTCAGCACCAACGGGTTTGGCATAATACACTGCGTTTTGTCATCCCCGCGCAGGCGGGGATCCAGACGCGCAGGTCTCCGATCGAGCCGCAGCGTCAGCGTCTATGGATCCCCGCCTACGCGGGGATGACGATGGGTGGGGAGGGGACCGCGGCCCCTCCCCCATCAGTCTCAGCCCTCGCTCGACGCAGCGGCCTTCTTCGCGCGCGGCTTCTTCGCCGGAGCGTCGGCGGCCTCGGTGCCTTCCGCCGCTTCCGCTGCGACCGGCGACGATTCGGTCACCGCGGTCTCGGCCTCGACCGGCGCGGCGGCCTTCTTGGCGCGCGGCTTCTTGGCGGGCGCTTCGGCACCGGCATCCTCGGCCGGGGTCTCGGTCGCCGCATTGTCGCCCTCGGCGACCGGCTTCTTGGCGGCGGCCTTCTTCGGCTTGGCCTCGCCCGCGGCCTTCTTCGCCTTGGGCTTGTGGTTGTCGTGATCGTGCGTGTGCGTGCCGGTCGCGAAACCGTCCTCGCTCTCGATCGCGGCTTCCAGCTCCTCGCGGGTCGCTTCGCGGTCGGTCACCTCGGCCTTGTCGAACAGGAAGTCGACGACCTTGTCCTCGTACAGCGGCGCGCGCAGCTGGGCGGCCGCCATCGGCTCCTGCTGGACATACTGGATGAAGCGCTGCTGGTCCTCGCCGCGATACTGCTGCGCGGCCTGCGCGATCAACCGGTTCATCTCCTGCTGCGACACCTCGACGCCGTTCGCCTGGCCGATTTCGGACAGCAGCAGACCCAGACGCACGCGGCGCTCGGCGATCTTGCGGTAATCGTCGCGCTCGGCTTCCATCTCGGCGAGCGCCGCGGCGGGATCTTCCTCGTGCGTCGCTTCATGCTCCAGCTGCTGCCAGATCTGCGCGAACTCGGCCTCGACCATCGACGGCGGCACTTCGAAATCGTGACCCTCGGCGAGCTGGTCGAGCAGCTTGCGCTTCATGTGGGTGCGGGTGAGGCCGTTATGCTCCTGCTCGATCTGACCCTTGATCAGGCCGCGCAGCTGCTCGAGGCTCTCGAGCCCGAGGTTCTTGGCGAGATCCTCGTCGATCTTGCTCTCCGCGGCGACCTGAATCTTCTTGACGGTGATCTCGAAGGTCGCGGGCTGGCCGGCGAGCTCCTTGGCGCCGTAATCCTCGGGGAAGGTCACGTTGAGCACCTTCTCCTCGCCGAGCTTCACGCCGACGAGCTGCTCCTCGAAACCGGGGATCAGGCGGCCCGAACCGAGCTCGACGCCCATGTCGGTGCCGGTGCCGCCGTCGAAGGCGACGCCGTCGGCGGTCTTGCCGACGAAATCGACGGTGACGAGGTCGCCGGTCTCGGCGGCCTTGTCGTCGGCGTCATCCCACTTCTTCGACTGGTCGGCGAACTTCTGCAGCTGCTCGTCGACCAGTTCGTCGGCGACGGGCACGGTCAGCCGCTCGAGCTTGAGCGAATCGATCGCCGGTGCCGGGACGGCCGGCAGCACTTCCAGCTCGACGGTGACCGCGGCGTCCTGGCCGGGTGCGTAATCGTCGTTGAGCGCGACCGAGGGCTGCATCGCGGGACGCAGCGCCTTGTCGGCGATTAGCTGCTGCACGCCCTGCTGGATCGCGCTGTTGAGCGCGTCGGCGGCGAGCGATTCACCATGCATCTTGCGCACGAGATTGGCCGGGACCTTGCCGGGGCGGAAGCCGGGCATCTTCACCTGCGGCGCGATGCGCTTCACCTCGGCATCGACCTTGGCATCGATGTCCTTGGCGGTGATGGTCAGCGTGTAGGCACGCTTCAGGCCCTCGTTCAACGTCTCGACAGTCTGCATGTTCGGCCTTCAATCTTGAGAAATCTGACGGAAATTCAATAAGGCTGCCGTCCCGCCCGAAAGCGGCGGGACTGGTGCGGGCGAAGGGACTCGAACCCCCACATCTTGCGATGGCAGGACCTAAACCTGCTGCGTCTACCAATTCCGCCACGCCCGCACAAAGGACCCGCCGTTGGGCGCGCGTCTATACCAGCGTAGCGCCCGGGGGCAAGCGAAGAGGCAACCGGCGCGCACCCGGAACGTTGGGTCATATGAAGGAGAGACCGACATGGCAACCCAGCCCCCACCCGAAACGCCGGCCCCCACCCCGCAACCGGTCCAGCCCGATTCACCGCCGCCCGAGATCCAGACGCCCGCGCCCGACGTCGACGTCCCCTCGCCGACGATCCCCGCCACCGATCCCGGCACATCGCAGCCGGCGGAGATCTGAGCATGAGCACCGATCCCAACGCCCTTCCCGAGGACGCACCGGACAGCAATCCGGACGCCCGTGAGGACGAGCGCAGCGACATCGAACAGGCGGTCGAAGCCCGCGCCGACGCGGTCGCCCGCGGCGAAGGCGGCGAGGAACCCTCGCGCTTTACCGACACCGGCGCCTTCGACGGCAACAGCGGCACCGGCGGCGAGGTCAAGAACCAGGACCTGACGCAACAATGACGAGGCGGCCCTGCGGGGCCGCCTTTTTTGCAGGTTGGCCCTGCCCCACTCCGTCTCCGTTGGTTGGCCTCGCCGCACCCCCATCCATTCGCCCTGAGCCTGTCGGAGGGCATTGGGTCTCAGGGCGGTGTGACGGGTCCGACGCCGGCGAGCCAGCCAGCGACCATATGCCGGAACGTCGGATGTCTATCGAGGCGAGGAAGATTTTGCGCGCAGAGACGCAGAGACGCAGAGGCGCAGAGAGGCAATGACCTCACCGCGAACGCCCAGACCCAAATCCGGCGACGACGAAGGCGCTCCGCGCCGCGCGTGACACCTCCGCGTCTTTGCGCCTCTGCGCGAACCATCATCTACTGATGGATCAGACCATGCCCCTGACCGATACCGTCTAACTCCCCCTCACGGGGACAAATCGATGCGCGCTATTTCACCCGCCGCGCGGTGAGGATCGTCACCTTGGTCACCGGCACCTCGCCCTTGAACGCGCCGCGCAGCGTCGCGGTCGGCGACACCGGCGCGTCGAACACCTTCAGGATGGTATCCTGCCCCTCGACGACATGGCCGAACGCTGCATAGCCGAGATTGTCGCCCGGCTTGCTCGGGTCCGCATCGAACGACGGCTGGTCGCCGATGCTGATCGTGAACTCGCCGCGCGCGCTGCCCGGTTCGAACCGCGCGGTCGAAACGGTGAAGTCGGTATGGCGGATCCCCGTCTGCGTCGTCGGCTCATGCTTGATCGGCGGCAGCAGCCGCTTGATCTCGCCATCCGGCCCGAATTGCACGAAGCCGAAATGGTCGCCGATCTTCACCGCGCGATAGAAGCTCACCCCGTCGAGCCGCTTGCCGTCGACATATTTGAGGAAATTGCCCGCGCTGATCGGCGCATGCACAATATCCGCCTCGATCACGAACCGCCCGACGCTGGTCTCCAACGCGACGCGCGGCAGCGCCGGCGTCGGCTGCGGCGTGGGCACCGGTGCGGCCGCAGGCGCAGCCTGTTGCGCCGCCACCGGCACCGCGACGAGGGACATGGCAAGCGTCGCGACCCGAACGAAACCGATCATCCCTGCTCTCCCCAATTCAGACGAACCGCAACCGCACATCCCGCCCAAATTCCGCACGGGCATCGTCGAACACCTGCTCCGCACGCCGCACATAGGCAAGCTCGTCCGCCGGCAGGTCGCCGACATGGCGGACGATCACCTCGAACGGCGGCGCCAGATCGGCGATGCCGCCGCCGAGACAATCGAACAGCGCATCCAGATTGCCGCCGACCCACGGCTCCGCGCCGAGCCGCGGCAGCAGCGCGGCGTAGAAGTCCGCCCTGCTCCGCCAGCCGCGCCCGTCGAGCTCGATCGTCGTCACCGCGCGGCGGTCAGGCGAGCGCCTTCTTGAGCAGCTCGTTGACCACCGCCGGATTGGCCTTGCCCCCCATCGCCTTCATCGTCTGGCCGACGAAGAAACCGAACAACGTCTCCTTGCCGCCGCGATATTGCGCGAGCTGGTTGGGACTCCTGGCGATCACCTCGGCGATCACCGCCTCGATCGCGCCGGTATCGCTGGTCTGCTTGAGGCCGCGATCCTCGACGATCTTCGACGGCGCATCGCCCGTCTCCAGCATCACCTCGAACACCTGCTTGGCGAGGCTGCCCGACAGCGTACCGTCGGCGACCAGCGCGAGCAGCTCGGCGGCCTGCGCCGGCGACACCGGCGAATCGGCGATATCGCGCCCGGTGCGGTTGAGCGCGCCGAACAGCTCCGACGTCGTCCAGTTCGCCGCCGCGACCGGCTTGGCCCCGGCATCGAGCAACGCATCGAACCAGCGCGCCGCCTCGACCTCGGCGGTCAGCACGTCCGCCTGATAGGCCGAGATGCCGAGCGATTCGTACCGCTTGCGCTTGGCGTCGGGCAGTTCGGGAAGGCTAGAGCGGCACTCGGCGAGGAACGCCTCCTCCAGTTCGAGCGGCAGCAGGTCGGGATCGGGGAAGTAACGGTAATCGTGCGCGTCTTCCTTCGAGCGCATCGAGCGGGTGGTGCCGCTCTCGACGTTGAACAGCCGCGTCTCCTGGACGATGCGGCCGCCGTCCTCGATCACCTCGACCTGGCGCTTCGCCTCATATTCGATCGCCGCCATGACGAAGCGCACCGAATTGACGTTCTTCGTCTCGGTGCGCGTGCCCAGTTCGCCGCCCGGCTTGCGCACGGAGACGTTGACGTCGGCGCGCATCGAGCCTTCTTCCATATTGCCGTCGCACGAGCCGACGTAGCGCAGGATCGCACGCAGCTTGCGCAGATACGCCCCCGCCTCGGCCGGCGAGCGCATGTCGGGCCGGCTGACGATCTCCATCAGCGCGACGCCCGAGCGGTTGAGGTCGACATAGGAGCGCGTCGGATGCTGGTCGTGCATCAGCTTGCCGGCATCCTGCTCGACGTGGATGCGCTCGACGCCGATCGTCTTGGTCGCGTCGGGGTTCTTGTCGTCGGGGCTGATCTCGATCGCGCCCTCGCCGACCAGCGGATGATAGAGCTGGCTGATCTGATAGCCCTGCGGCAGATCGGCGTAGAAGTAATTCTTACGATCGAACCGCGACCAGCGATTGATCTGCGCGTCGATCGCCATGCCGGTGCGCACCGCCTGCCGGATGCACTCCATGTTCGGCACCGGCAGCATCCCCGGCATCGCCGCATCGACGAGGCTGACCTGCGTATTCGGCTCCGCCCCGAACGCAGTCGCCGCGCCCGAGAACAATTTGGCGTTGGAAGTGACCTGCGCATGGACCTCGAGGCCGATCACGACCTCCCACTCGCCGGTGGCGCCCTGGATGCGGTAGCTGGTCTCGGTCATGGATGCGTCTCTGGGGTGATGAGGGTAAGGTCTGGAAAATAGGTCGCGAGCCGGCGATCGCGGGTCATCAGCGTCGCGCCGAGCACCTGAGCGTGGCCGGCGATCAGGAAATCGGGCAACACGCGCTCCCGCTTGCCGCCGCGCCGACGATAGTCGCCGAAAGCCCGGCCACCGGCAAGCGCCGCCTCGACCGTCAACGGCAGCACCTCGACGTGCAGGGTTTCGAGATCGTCGAGGACCATGTCCGCCCGGCATGATCCAGCGATGATTTCCGCCAGGACGATGTGGTTGCAGCCAAGGACATCCGATTGTTCCGCTGCAACGACGGTACGGCGCGACCATTCGGGTTCGTAGCCGGTGGCATTACTGAGCAGATCGGCGATGATGTTGGTGTCGAGCAGGATCACGGCAGCGGTTCGTCACCGCGAATGTCGCGCACGAAGTCCGCTCCCGATTGCGTGAACTGCGGACGTTCGCGGATCCGCGCAAAGAAGGCCGCAAGCCGCGCCTCCCGCTCGTCCGGCGTTTCGTCCGGCCAGCGCTTGCCCGGAACGACCACCGCCTCGCCGCGATCGTTGATCCCGACATCCACCGGCCGCCCCGGCACCAGCCCGATCGCGTCGCGCACGTCCTTGGGGATCAGCACCTGACCCTTGCTCGTCATGTTCGTCGTCGTGCGCTTGTCGAGTAAAGTCGCCATCACCCGCCTCCGGTGTTACCAAGGTAACACCTCACGCGACGATCGTCTACCACCACGCCTGCGGCCGCGCCGTGAAGCCCGCCCGCTGCTCGATCGCCAGCCCGGCGTTCAGCACGCCCTGCTCGTCGAGCGGCTTGCCGATGATCTGCAACCCCAGCGGCAGTCCCTGTTTGTCGAGCCCGCCCGGCACGCTCATCGCCGGCAGGCCTGCGAGGCTCGACGGTACGGTGAACACGTCGTTGAGATACATGGCGATCGGATCGGCCGACTTCTCGCCGAGCGCGAACGCCGCCGACGGCGCTGTCGGCGTCAGCAGCACGTCGCACTGTTCGAACGCCCGCTCGAAATCGCGCGCGATCAGCGCCCGGACCTTCTGCGCCTGCGTGTAATAGGCGTCGTAAAAGCCCGCCGACAGCACATAGGTGCCGATCATGATGCGGCGCTTCACCTCGGGGCCGAAGCCGGCGGCACGGGTCGCGGCATACATGTCCTGCAACCCCGCCCCGCCCCCGGATTCATTGGCGGGCAGCTCGCGCAGGCCGTAGCGCACGCCGTCATAGCGTGCGAGGTTGGACGAGGCCTCCGCCGGCGCGATGATGTAATAGGCCGGCAGCGCATATTTGGTATGCGGCAGCGAGACCTCGACGATCTCCGCGCCCGCGTCGCGCAGCCAGTCGATCCCCGCCTGCCACAGCGCCTCGATCTCCTCGGGCATGCCGTCGACGCGATATTCCTTGGGAATACCGACGCGCTTGCCCGCGAGATTGCCCGACAACCCCTGTTCCCAGCGCGGCACGTCGAGCTGGAGCGAGGTCGCATCCTTGGCGTCGAACCCGGCCATCGCCTCGAGCAGGATCGCGCAGTCGCGCACGTCGCGCGCCATCGGCCCCGCCTGATCCAGCGACGAGGCGAAAGCGATCGTCCCCCAGCGCGAGCAGCGGCCATAGGTCGGCTTGATGCCGCTGATCCCGGTGAACGCCGCCGGCTGGCGGATCGAACCGCCGGTGTCGGTGCCGGTCGCGCCCGGACACAGCCCCGCCGCCACCGCCGACGAACTGCCGCCCGACGAGCCGCCCGGCGCCAGCGGCGCGTCGCTGCCCGGCCGCCGCCACGGCGAGATCACGTTGCCGAACGCGCTGGTCTCGTTCGACGAGCCCATCGCGAACTGGTCCATGTTGAGCTTGCCGAGCATCCCCGCGCCGGCATCCCACAATTTCTGCGAGATCGTCGATTCGTAGGTCGGCACGAAGCCTTCGAGGATATGGCTCGCCGCGGTGGTCGCGACGCCGTTCGTGCAGAACAGGTCCTTCATCCCGATCGGCACGCCGGCGAGCGGCTTCAGCGTCTCGCCCGCCGCGCGCGCGGCATCGGCGGCGCGCGCCGCGGCCAGCGCATGATCGGGCGTCTCGACGAGGAAGGCGTTGAGCGGCTTGGCCTTCGCCACCTTCACCACGAAGGCGTCGGCGACCTCGACCGCGGAAAAAGCGCCGCTGCGCACCCCGTCGCGCAGGGCGGCGACGCCCAATTCGGTCAGCTCGGCCATTATTCGATCACCTTGGGAACGGTAAAGAAGCCATGCTCCGCCTGGGGGGCATTGGCCATCAGCGCGTCGCGAATGCCGCCGCCGGTCAGCGGATCGGCATCGGTCACGTCCTCGCGCAGGCGCAGCTGGTTGGGGATGACCGCGGTCATCGGCTCGATGCCGGCGGTATCCACCCCTTCCAGTTGCTCGATCCAGCCGAGGATGTTGCTGAGTTCGGGGGCGAGGCGCGCGGCATCCTCGTCGGTGATCGCGATGCGCGCGAGCGCGGCGACCTTCTTCACGGTGGCGGTGTCTACGGACATGGCCTTGCGCCTATCAGAGGCGGCTCGGCGGATGCAACCTCCGCTTGCGTGACCGCGCGCAACCGTATGTTGCCAGTTCGCCGGGGCTCGTCCATCAGGCGGCCTCCCTGCCCTGCCCGGAACCCGCACGCTTGGCCCGCAAATTCCTCTACGTCTTCGCGTTCCTGATCGCGCTCGTCATCGCCGGCGCCTTCGCTTACCGGCTCTACGGCGTCGAGATCCTGCGCATGGCGCTGGTCCCGTCCGAGGCGTTCAGAGCGCAGCCGCGCGTCGACCCGAAGCGCTATGACGATCGCGCGATGTGGATCGCCCGCCCCGACATCCCGGCCAATCCCGCGCTCTGGACCCCCGCCGGCTACACGCCCGAGGCGAAGCCGAAGGCGGCGGTCTTCTTCATCCACCCCACCTCGTACATCGGCCGCGACCATTGGAACGCGACGCTCGACGATGCCGAGACCAATGCGCGCGCCGCGATCTTCCTGCGCGGCCAGGCGAGCGCGTTCAACGCCGCCGGCGAGATCTGGTCGCCGCGCTACCGGCAGGCGACGTTCGGCGCCTTCCTGACCAGCGTCGCCGACGCCAATCGCGCGCTCGACCTCGCTTATGGCGACGTCGCCGCCGCCTTCGCCACCTTCGTCGGGCAGGTCGATCCCAAGCGGCCGATCATCCTCGCCGGCCACAGTCAGGGCGCGCTCCACCTCACCCGCCTGCTCCGCGAACAGATCGCCGGCAAGCCGATCGCCAAGCGCATCGTCGCCGCTTATGTCGTCGGCTGGCCGGTGTCGAAGACCACCGATCTTGCCGCGCTCGGCCTGCCCGAATGCACCCGCGCCGATCAGGCGCGCTGCCTGCTGTCGTGGGAGAGTTTCGCCGAGCCCGCCGACCCGCAGCAGATCACCGACGTCTACGACCAGACGCAGGGGTTCGACGGCCGCCCGCGCCGCGACACGCCGCTCGTCTGCACCAACCCGCTGACCGGCACCGCCGACGCCGTCGCCCCCGCCGCCGCCAACCAG
Encoded proteins:
- a CDS encoding DUF3089 domain-containing protein, whose translation is MARKFLYVFAFLIALVIAGAFAYRLYGVEILRMALVPSEAFRAQPRVDPKRYDDRAMWIARPDIPANPALWTPAGYTPEAKPKAAVFFIHPTSYIGRDHWNATLDDAETNARAAIFLRGQASAFNAAGEIWSPRYRQATFGAFLTSVADANRALDLAYGDVAAAFATFVGQVDPKRPIILAGHSQGALHLTRLLREQIAGKPIAKRIVAAYVVGWPVSKTTDLAALGLPECTRADQARCLLSWESFAEPADPQQITDVYDQTQGFDGRPRRDTPLVCTNPLTGTADAVAPAAANQGTLYPSADLSSATIAPGKVPARCGPRGFLLIGEPPEVGSYVLPGNNYHVYDYSLFWANVRADALRRLAAFGAKR